The following coding sequences lie in one Urocitellus parryii isolate mUroPar1 chromosome 13 unlocalized genomic scaffold, mUroPar1.hap1 SUPER_13_unloc_4, whole genome shotgun sequence genomic window:
- the LOC144251431 gene encoding E3 ubiquitin-protein ligase RNF213-like — MEWSCADSLSAPGFTELKVFVDLASISAGESDIDVDRVACFHDAVQGYASLLYKLDKKAGFSKFMEILRELWKALQNDPHLPSKLRDSARNLEWLKTVKKSHGSIELSSLSLATAINSRGIYELRAPTGDQKISPDAILSLILPGGHSGLEPERSYTLEELKDLLNKLMLMSGKKDHKNMEVERFSEVSSYSAMCMQAFLNLYSAGNMLFRAWTAEVSCCPRNGVSICMDFHLELLSQLTESGDVTRLLEALCRQMEHGQKHQQCQLEWRVVASGWQVASAGTPAQLVVQKLE, encoded by the exons ATGGAGTGGTCCTGTGCTGACTCCCTCTCTGCCCCAGGCTTCACAGAGCTCAAGGTATTTGTGGACCTGGCCTCCATCTCAGCTGGAGAAAGCGACATTGACGTGGACCGGGTGGCCTGCTTCCATGATGCTGTGCAGGGCTATGCGTCCCTGCTGTATAAGCTGGACAAGAAGGCAGGCTTCAGCAAGTTCATGGAAATTTTAAGAGAACTCTGGAAGGCTCTGCAAAATGACCCCCATCTGCCCAGTAAGCTG CGAGATTCTGCCAGGAACTTGGAGTGGCTGAAGACAGTGAAGAAAAGCCATGGGTCCATTGAGCTCTCATCCCTGTCCCTGGCCACAGCAATCAACAGCAGAGGCATCTATGAGCTCAGGGCACCCACAGGTGACCAGAAG ATCTCCCCAGATGCCATCCTGAGCCTGATCCTCCCTGGGGGTCACAGTGGCCTGGAGCCAGAGCGCTCCTACACTTTGGAAGAGCTGAAGGATCTTTTAAACAAGCTGATGCTGATGTCTGGCAAGAAAGACCACAAGAATATGGAAGTGGAGAGGTTTTCTGAGGTGAGCAG TTATTCTGCCATGTGCATGCAAGCCTTCCTGAACCTGTACTCTGCGGGAAACATGCTGTTCCGGGCATGGACTGCCGAGGTCTCCTGCTGCCCCAGGAATGGCGTCTCCATCTGCATGGACTTCCACTTGGAGTTGTTAAGCCAGTTGACAGAGAGTGGGGACGTCACCCGGCTCCTGGAAGCCCTCTGCAGGCAGATGGAGCATGGCCAGAAACACCAGCAGTGTCAGCTTGAGTGGAGGGTGGTTGCCTCAGGGTGGCAGGTGGCATCTGCAGGCACCCCTGCACAGCTAGTAGTGCAAAAGCTTGAGTAG